From a single bacterium genomic region:
- the pdxT gene encoding pyridoxal 5'-phosphate synthase glutaminase subunit PdxT — MLALQGDVVEHVKMLESLGVEAVEVRTPEDLARVDALIIPGGESTTIGKLAVEYGLDRAIPERVREGMPVYGTCAGMIMLSETARGGEPPLLRVMNIEVRRNAYGRQADSFETDLAVPALGERPLHAVFIRAPVIDRVGPEASVLASLDGKPVLVRQGNMLVSAFHPELTSDDRVHRYFLTMLRDGRERGERRCR; from the coding sequence GTGCTGGCGCTCCAAGGCGACGTCGTCGAACACGTGAAGATGCTCGAATCCCTCGGCGTCGAGGCCGTCGAGGTGCGGACGCCCGAGGACCTGGCCCGTGTCGACGCGCTGATCATCCCGGGGGGCGAATCCACCACGATCGGCAAGCTGGCCGTGGAGTACGGGCTGGACCGGGCGATTCCCGAACGGGTCCGGGAAGGCATGCCGGTGTACGGCACCTGCGCCGGCATGATCATGCTCTCCGAGACGGCGCGCGGCGGCGAGCCGCCGCTCCTCAGGGTGATGAACATCGAGGTGCGGCGGAACGCCTACGGCCGGCAGGCGGACTCGTTCGAAACGGACCTCGCGGTGCCGGCGCTCGGCGAGCGGCCGCTCCACGCCGTGTTCATCCGCGCTCCGGTCATCGACCGGGTGGGACCGGAGGCGAGCGTGCTGGCGTCCCTCGACGGAAAGCCGGTGTTGGTGCGCCAGGGCAACATGCTGGTCTCCGCGTTTCACCCGGAGCTCACGTCCGACGATCGCGTGCATCGCTATTTTCTGACGATGCTCCGGGACGGGCGCGAACGGGGAGAAAGGCGGTGTCGGTGA
- a CDS encoding ABC transporter substrate-binding protein, with the protein MRTGVGRRILAAAVVPVLLWTASGGAASGQAQAGGAIRVATNAEPNTFDWTSSTATATRLVAWHVFEGLFAIDQQYTVRPLLAAGYTVSPDGRRYTIRLRRGLTFHNGQPVTADDVIASLQRWGRLSGGGQETFKFITALRAVDSSTVEIALSAPFTPLITNLGDPKQSAVIMPKAIAERAGLQPLAELVGTGPYIFKQWTRGQKIVLARNPGYISRTENWGGLTGRKVAYADEIDFYPVTDPQVRLAGVSTAQYDLALELPQDLYPKVKSNGRLTADIVKVFSWPGVVFNKAHGPFTDVRLRQAVQDAMKDSDLMAAAAGPKAFWQLDPGLFFPEQRDVHSAAGADVYNHQNLDKARELMREAGYKGQKIVLMSTKDYTWMYNMAQVLTPELQAVGFNVDSQVYDWATLLSRRTKPELYDMFITGFSPSIDPTGVIFFGQKWPGWYKSAALDRLLEEWSRTPVTAAGARSRVMDQIQTLFYAEVPVAKVGNEFGLEVYNNGRLHGYTGYFDVRFWNTWVTH; encoded by the coding sequence ATGCGGACCGGCGTTGGGCGCCGCATTCTGGCGGCGGCGGTGGTTCCGGTACTCCTGTGGACGGCATCCGGCGGCGCGGCCTCGGGCCAGGCCCAGGCCGGCGGCGCGATCCGCGTGGCGACCAACGCGGAGCCGAATACGTTCGACTGGACGTCCTCGACGGCAACGGCGACGCGCCTCGTCGCCTGGCACGTCTTCGAGGGGCTCTTTGCGATCGACCAGCAGTACACGGTGCGGCCGTTGCTCGCGGCGGGTTACACCGTGAGCCCGGACGGGCGGCGCTACACGATCAGGCTCCGCCGGGGCCTCACGTTCCACAACGGCCAGCCGGTGACGGCCGACGACGTGATCGCGTCGTTGCAGCGCTGGGGCAGGCTCAGCGGCGGCGGCCAGGAGACGTTCAAGTTCATCACGGCGCTGCGCGCGGTCGATTCGTCGACGGTCGAGATCGCGCTCTCCGCGCCCTTCACCCCGCTCATCACCAACCTCGGCGACCCGAAGCAGTCCGCCGTGATCATGCCGAAGGCGATCGCGGAACGGGCGGGATTACAACCGCTCGCCGAGCTGGTCGGCACCGGGCCCTACATCTTCAAGCAGTGGACGCGGGGACAGAAGATCGTGCTCGCGCGCAACCCGGGCTACATCTCGCGCACGGAGAACTGGGGCGGGCTCACCGGCCGCAAAGTTGCCTACGCGGACGAGATCGACTTCTACCCGGTCACGGACCCCCAGGTGCGGCTGGCCGGCGTGTCGACGGCACAGTACGACCTGGCCCTCGAACTGCCGCAGGATCTGTACCCGAAGGTCAAATCGAACGGCCGCCTGACCGCGGACATCGTCAAGGTGTTCAGCTGGCCCGGCGTGGTGTTCAACAAGGCGCACGGGCCGTTCACCGACGTGCGGCTCCGCCAGGCCGTGCAGGACGCGATGAAGGACTCGGACCTCATGGCCGCCGCCGCCGGGCCGAAGGCCTTCTGGCAGCTGGACCCGGGGCTCTTCTTTCCCGAGCAGCGCGACGTGCACAGCGCCGCGGGGGCGGACGTCTACAACCATCAGAATCTCGACAAGGCCCGCGAGTTGATGCGCGAGGCCGGCTACAAGGGCCAGAAGATCGTGCTGATGTCGACCAAAGACTATACCTGGATGTACAACATGGCCCAGGTGCTCACGCCGGAACTCCAGGCGGTGGGCTTCAACGTCGATTCACAGGTCTACGATTGGGCGACCCTCTTGAGCCGGCGGACCAAGCCGGAGCTCTATGACATGTTCATCACCGGCTTCTCGCCGTCGATCGACCCGACCGGCGTCATCTTCTTCGGCCAGAAGTGGCCGGGTTGGTACAAGAGCGCCGCACTGGACCGGCTGCTGGAAGAGTGGAGCCGCACGCCCGTCACCGCGGCGGGCGCGCGGAGCAGGGTCATGGATCAGATTCAAACCCTCTTCTATGCCGAGGTGCCGGTGGCCAAGGTCGGCAACGAGTTCGGCCTCGAGGTCTACAACAACGGCCGCCTGCACGGCTACACCGGCTATTTCGACGTCAGGTTTTGGAACACGTGGGTGACGCACTGA
- a CDS encoding ABC transporter permease — protein MARYAAGRALALVPVLAVVGVAVFLLIHLIPGDPASVILGPEASPAQIAQLRTALGLDRPLYVQFAVWLERVLRGDLGDSIFLRQSVTRAIWTHLGPTMSLTGLAELLALAVAIPSGILAAWKRHTRFDQGFMIFVLLGVSIPSFWTGLNLIALLAVAVRLFPVAGYVSPAHGIGPWLGSLILPAVALGFTQAGLVARMARDATIDVLDEDYIRTARSKGVREPRVLTRHAFRNALIPTLTVVGTSLANLLSGAVVVETVFVLPGIGNLIVQSIGRRDYPVIEGVVLFVALVYVAVNLAVDLLYAALDPRITY, from the coding sequence ATGGCGCGCTACGCGGCCGGACGCGCGCTGGCGCTGGTCCCGGTGCTCGCCGTCGTCGGCGTCGCCGTGTTCCTGCTGATCCATCTCATTCCGGGCGACCCGGCCTCGGTGATCCTGGGCCCGGAAGCCTCGCCCGCGCAGATCGCGCAGCTGCGGACCGCCCTCGGACTGGACCGGCCGCTCTACGTGCAGTTTGCGGTGTGGCTGGAGCGCGTGCTGCGCGGCGATCTGGGCGACTCGATCTTCCTGCGGCAGTCCGTCACGCGCGCGATCTGGACTCACCTCGGGCCCACGATGAGCCTGACGGGACTGGCGGAGTTGCTGGCGCTCGCGGTCGCGATCCCGTCTGGCATCCTGGCCGCCTGGAAGCGTCACACCCGGTTCGACCAGGGCTTCATGATATTCGTGCTGCTCGGCGTTTCGATTCCGTCGTTCTGGACGGGGCTCAACCTGATCGCGTTGCTCGCGGTCGCGGTGCGGCTCTTTCCGGTCGCCGGCTACGTCTCGCCGGCGCACGGCATCGGGCCCTGGCTCGGCAGCCTGATCCTGCCCGCGGTGGCGCTCGGATTCACCCAGGCCGGCCTGGTCGCGCGGATGGCGCGGGACGCGACGATCGACGTCCTCGACGAGGACTACATCCGGACCGCGCGGAGCAAGGGCGTCCGCGAGCCGCGGGTCTTGACCCGCCACGCGTTCCGCAACGCGCTCATCCCGACGCTGACCGTCGTCGGCACGAGTCTCGCCAATCTCCTCTCCGGCGCGGTGGTCGTCGAGACGGTCTTCGTGCTGCCGGGCATCGGGAACCTCATCGTGCAGTCGATCGGCCGGCGGGACTACCCGGTCATCGAGGGCGTCGTGCTGTTCGTCGCGCTCGTCTACGTCGCCGTCAACCTCGCGGTCGACCTGCTGTACGCGGCGCTCGACCCGCGCATCACGTACTAG
- a CDS encoding ABC transporter permease has translation MNAFLRALVRRRPIAAASLAVLGVIALAALLAPVLGLPAPNGIDMSARLAPPGPAHLFGTDNFGRDVLSRVVYSGRVSLLIGLGVMVMSTAAGTVTGLAAGYYRGVDAPVMRILDGLMSFPAILLAIALVAALGVGARNEIIAIALVYFPRTARIVRASTLQLKQRAFVEAAVALGEGDARILGVHILRNALTPLIVQSTFVFAEAILADAALSFLGLGVRPPAPTWGNMLDDAHIYIDTAPWFVVFPGVAIVLTVLSLNLVGDAVRELADPHAAAGRRAARGLPRAAQE, from the coding sequence ATGAACGCGTTCCTGAGGGCGCTCGTCCGCAGGCGCCCGATCGCCGCCGCCTCGCTCGCGGTGCTGGGGGTGATCGCGCTGGCGGCCCTGCTCGCGCCGGTGCTCGGCCTGCCGGCTCCGAACGGCATCGACATGTCGGCGCGGCTGGCGCCGCCCGGACCCGCCCACCTCTTCGGCACCGACAACTTCGGGCGGGATGTGCTGAGCCGCGTCGTGTACAGCGGCCGCGTCTCGCTGCTCATCGGCCTCGGCGTCATGGTGATGAGCACCGCGGCCGGCACGGTCACCGGATTGGCCGCCGGCTACTATCGGGGCGTCGATGCGCCTGTGATGCGGATCCTCGACGGCCTCATGTCGTTTCCCGCGATCCTGCTCGCGATCGCACTCGTCGCCGCCCTCGGCGTCGGCGCGCGCAACGAGATCATCGCCATCGCGCTCGTGTACTTTCCGCGGACCGCCCGCATCGTGCGTGCCTCCACTCTGCAGCTCAAGCAGCGCGCGTTCGTCGAGGCCGCCGTGGCGCTCGGTGAGGGCGACGCCCGGATCCTCGGCGTGCACATTCTCCGCAACGCGCTGACGCCGCTGATCGTCCAGTCGACATTCGTCTTTGCGGAAGCGATCCTCGCGGACGCCGCGCTCTCGTTTCTCGGGCTCGGGGTGCGGCCGCCGGCGCCGACGTGGGGCAATATGCTCGACGACGCGCACATCTACATCGACACCGCGCCGTGGTTCGTGGTGTTTCCGGGCGTGGCGATCGTGCTGACGGTGCTCTCCCTGAACCTGGTCGGCGACGCCGTGCGCGAGCTCGCCGACCCGCACGCCGCGGCCGGCCGGCGCGCGGCCCGAGGACTTCCCCGGGCCGCGCAAGAATAG
- a CDS encoding CapA family protein — translation MPRPLTVSAAGDALVTQRIASRDSAHRRLGDLIRAADARFVNLEGTLHDFQGYPQAASGGTYVCGAPAIIDDLVAMGFNLYSAANNHMLDWGEGGLFGTLATLDRAGVVYAGLGRHLAEARMPRYLETPAGRVALLAVTSTFPPGAPAGEQRPDCQGRPGVNPLRFETTIVVDRATLETVRGIDRRLRLSAAREHSIQLGFQRPDPEGITTAFGQRFRVGEPQGVRTEPHAGDLTGNLAWIRDARRQAEWVLVSVHAHEQQDGVREQPAEFIPAFCRAAVDAGADLVLGHGPHVVRGMEVHRGRPIFYSLGNFIFQNETPWRQPQDFYDRLGLPVTATPADLFDARGARGGFAADPAYWESVVPIMRFDGDRLLEIRLYPVTLGHGLPRSQRGSPVLAGPDQGRAVIERVARLSPSCRIAWDDDGFGVVRWPGG, via the coding sequence ATGCCCCGTCCGCTCACCGTGTCCGCCGCCGGCGACGCCCTCGTCACGCAGCGCATCGCCTCCCGCGATTCCGCGCATCGGCGGCTCGGCGATCTCATCCGCGCCGCCGATGCGCGGTTCGTGAATCTCGAGGGGACGCTCCACGACTTCCAGGGCTATCCGCAGGCCGCCAGCGGCGGCACGTATGTCTGCGGCGCCCCGGCGATCATCGACGATCTCGTGGCGATGGGGTTTAACCTCTACTCCGCGGCCAACAACCACATGCTCGACTGGGGTGAGGGAGGGCTCTTCGGCACCCTCGCGACGCTCGACCGCGCCGGCGTCGTGTACGCCGGCCTCGGCCGGCACCTCGCGGAGGCGCGGATGCCGCGGTACCTTGAAACGCCCGCCGGCCGCGTCGCCCTGCTCGCCGTGACGAGCACGTTCCCGCCGGGCGCGCCCGCGGGCGAGCAGCGTCCCGATTGCCAGGGGCGGCCCGGCGTCAACCCGCTGCGGTTCGAGACGACGATCGTCGTGGACCGCGCGACGCTCGAGACCGTCCGCGGCATCGACCGGCGGCTTCGCCTGAGCGCAGCGCGGGAGCATTCCATCCAGCTGGGGTTTCAACGGCCCGATCCGGAAGGCATCACGACGGCGTTCGGACAGCGGTTTCGCGTGGGCGAGCCGCAGGGCGTCCGGACCGAGCCGCACGCGGGCGATCTCACCGGCAACCTCGCGTGGATTCGCGACGCGCGGCGCCAGGCCGAGTGGGTGCTCGTGAGCGTCCACGCGCACGAGCAGCAAGACGGCGTGCGCGAGCAGCCGGCGGAGTTCATTCCCGCGTTCTGCCGCGCGGCCGTGGACGCCGGGGCCGATCTCGTGCTGGGCCACGGGCCGCACGTGGTGCGCGGGATGGAGGTGCACCGGGGCCGGCCGATCTTCTACAGCCTCGGCAACTTCATCTTCCAGAATGAGACGCCGTGGCGGCAGCCCCAGGACTTCTACGACCGCCTCGGCCTGCCGGTCACGGCGACCCCGGCCGATCTGTTCGACGCGCGGGGCGCCCGGGGCGGGTTCGCGGCGGATCCGGCGTACTGGGAGAGCGTGGTCCCGATCATGCGGTTCGACGGCGACCGGCTCCTCGAAATCCGGCTCTATCCGGTGACGTTGGGGCACGGGCTGCCGCGGTCGCAGCGCGGGAGTCCCGTGCTGGCCGGGCCCGACCAGGGACGCGCCGTGATCGAGCGGGTGGCGCGCCTGTCACCGTCCTGCCGCATCGCGTGGGACGACGACGGCTTCGGGGTGGTGCGCTGGCCGGGAGGCTGA
- a CDS encoding undecaprenyl-diphosphate phosphatase: MTPLSNTACAQAAQVSINFVNLGAWKVFVLGIVQGITELLPISSTAHLRIVPALLGWPDPGSAFSAAMQLASLVAVVTFLWPDLRRIGRQTAEALGTGNWRDHSLRMSAGIVVGTIPIGVAGLLLQRRLNQCDSPLRGIAVIGWACVIMGVLLALAERYGQHDRAGGRRRWNDLSFADGLYVGIAQAFALIPGVSRSGSTLTAGLALGMERATAAWFSFLLGVPAIVLAGLYELAHLRKAGLTGHGWGLLALGLASGSAASYAALWALVRYLRDHTSWVFAWYRVLLGIALLAGAAAGLLH, from the coding sequence ATGACCCCACTCAGCAACACCGCCTGCGCGCAGGCCGCTCAGGTCAGCATCAACTTCGTGAACCTCGGCGCGTGGAAAGTATTCGTCCTCGGCATCGTGCAGGGCATCACCGAGCTGCTGCCGATCAGCAGCACGGCACACCTGCGCATCGTGCCGGCCCTGCTCGGCTGGCCGGATCCCGGATCCGCGTTTTCGGCCGCGATGCAGCTGGCGAGTCTGGTCGCGGTCGTCACGTTTCTGTGGCCCGATCTGAGGCGGATCGGACGGCAGACGGCCGAGGCGCTCGGCACCGGCAATTGGCGCGATCACTCGCTGCGGATGAGCGCCGGCATCGTGGTCGGCACGATCCCGATCGGCGTCGCGGGGCTCCTCCTGCAGCGGCGGCTCAACCAGTGCGACTCGCCCCTCCGGGGGATTGCGGTAATCGGGTGGGCCTGCGTGATCATGGGCGTGCTGCTCGCCCTGGCGGAGCGTTACGGGCAGCACGACCGGGCGGGCGGACGGCGGCGCTGGAACGACCTGTCCTTTGCGGACGGCCTGTACGTCGGCATCGCGCAGGCCTTCGCCCTCATCCCCGGCGTCTCGCGCTCCGGCTCGACGCTGACCGCCGGGCTGGCCCTCGGAATGGAGCGCGCCACGGCCGCGTGGTTTTCGTTCCTGTTGGGGGTCCCGGCGATCGTGCTGGCGGGACTCTACGAACTGGCGCACCTGAGAAAGGCGGGGCTCACCGGCCACGGCTGGGGCCTCCTCGCCTTGGGGCTCGCGTCCGGGTCCGCGGCTTCGTACGCCGCACTGTGGGCGCTCGTCCGCTATCTGCGGGACCACACCAGCTGGGTGTTCGCGTGGTACCGGGTCCTCCTCGGCATCGCCCTGCTGGCCGGCGCCGCGGCCGGATTGCTCCACTAG
- a CDS encoding MBL fold metallo-hydrolase translates to MSEFVASRQVGEAVVTVISDGTLCWTPRFPISDAERRRAMPDADETGTVTLGLNLAHIRLGEASIVIDPGCDDPASAWAGGFSAKWPGLTRTPGLAAALRRIEVAPDSVTHVLITHVHEDHFAGVAMERGPDLVLRFPNARHVIGRRDWEEHPARRDPESALVRRLGLAEGLGLLDPVDAAREVAPGVTIVPAPGETAGHCIVRVASAGRRFYYLGDLFHLPCEVEHVEWAPPNRDVASLAASRRRLLAEAAGRDNVLVFSHDRFPAWGRVVRTATGYAWERT, encoded by the coding sequence ATGTCCGAGTTCGTCGCGTCGCGTCAAGTCGGAGAGGCCGTGGTGACGGTGATTTCGGACGGCACGCTCTGTTGGACGCCGAGGTTCCCGATCTCCGACGCGGAACGCCGCCGGGCGATGCCGGATGCGGACGAGACCGGCACGGTGACGCTGGGCCTCAACCTGGCCCACATCCGGCTCGGGGAGGCGTCGATCGTCATCGATCCCGGGTGCGACGATCCCGCCTCGGCGTGGGCGGGCGGGTTCTCCGCCAAATGGCCGGGGCTCACTCGGACCCCCGGGCTCGCCGCCGCGCTGCGCCGGATCGAGGTCGCACCCGATTCCGTGACCCACGTGCTGATCACCCACGTGCACGAGGATCATTTCGCCGGCGTGGCCATGGAGCGCGGACCGGATCTTGTGTTGCGCTTCCCCAACGCGCGGCACGTCATCGGCCGGCGCGATTGGGAGGAGCATCCGGCGCGGCGCGATCCGGAGAGCGCCCTCGTGCGGCGCCTGGGGCTCGCGGAAGGCCTCGGCCTGCTTGACCCCGTCGACGCCGCGCGTGAGGTGGCTCCCGGCGTGACGATCGTCCCCGCGCCCGGCGAGACGGCCGGCCACTGCATCGTCCGCGTCGCGTCGGCGGGGCGCCGATTCTACTATCTGGGCGATTTGTTTCATCTGCCGTGCGAGGTCGAGCACGTCGAGTGGGCGCCTCCCAACCGCGACGTCGCTTCACTCGCCGCGTCGCGCCGGCGCCTGCTCGCCGAGGCGGCCGGCCGCGACAATGTGCTGGTGTTTTCACACGATCGCTTCCCGGCCTGGGGCCGCGTGGTGCGGACCGCCACCGGTTACGCGTGGGAGCGGACGTGA
- a CDS encoding xanthine dehydrogenase family protein molybdopterin-binding subunit yields the protein MAYVGTPLRRREDHRLLTGASRFLDDIRLPGMVHAAIVRSPYAHARVVRLDAETARAMPGVVAVLTAHDLGSPVPRIPAAPVFPGVAPTTHPLLADQTVRYVGQPVAVVVADNRYTAEDAAEAVRVEYEALPAVVDVDAALAPGAPVLHASLGGNAVFSREVRAGDPEGAFREAAVVIEATFEQPRLAGMPLECRGVVAQYDPASRRFEIALSTQSPHGARETLAEILGADRGRIRVIAPDVGGGFGVKGIDYPEEALAAYLARRLERPVAWAEDRLENLKATIQGRGQRARLRAAAAADGTVTAVEGDILADLGAYCYSVTAIIPTLTTLVGLGAYRIRNVRLRTRGVATTKAPSGPYRGAGRPEGAYYIERLMDLVAARLDLDPAEVRRRNFIETFPYKGATGLVYDSGNYPALLDRALRLADYDRWRREQARRREAGLPLGIGLSTWIETAGGGETWETAIARLERSGRVTAVTGSSPHGQGLATALSQILADALDLTPKDVTVLHGDTGAIPEGVGTFGSRSLSLGGSAMAVAASQLRTRIVAAAARLLEAAPRDIVLERGRAGVRGVPKRSLTFRDIAARTGEPLDASARFESERVMTPSGAHVAVVEVDPDTGVVNVLAYVAVNDCGRVVNPLLVEGQVHGSLAQGYAQAFLEHVGYGDDGQPLTASLLDYTAPTAADLPPIVSDILETPSPLNPLGAKGIGESGTIGAPPALVNAVHDALRPLGVRALDMPMTPDRVWQAIRSAGRSRP from the coding sequence ATGGCGTACGTCGGCACTCCGCTCCGGCGGCGGGAAGACCACCGCCTCCTGACCGGCGCCTCGCGCTTTCTCGACGACATCCGGCTGCCCGGAATGGTTCACGCGGCGATCGTCCGGTCGCCATACGCTCACGCCCGCGTCGTGCGCCTCGACGCGGAGACGGCGCGGGCGATGCCCGGGGTGGTCGCGGTGCTCACCGCGCACGATCTTGGCTCGCCGGTGCCGCGGATTCCGGCTGCACCCGTGTTCCCGGGCGTCGCACCGACGACTCATCCGCTCCTGGCCGATCAGACCGTCCGCTACGTCGGCCAGCCGGTCGCGGTGGTCGTCGCGGACAACCGCTATACCGCGGAGGACGCGGCGGAGGCGGTGCGGGTTGAGTACGAGGCGCTGCCCGCCGTGGTGGACGTCGACGCCGCGCTGGCGCCGGGCGCTCCGGTGCTTCACGCGTCCCTTGGGGGGAATGCTGTTTTCTCCCGCGAGGTGCGGGCGGGCGATCCAGAGGGGGCGTTTCGTGAGGCGGCCGTGGTGATCGAAGCCACGTTCGAGCAGCCCCGCCTCGCGGGGATGCCGCTCGAATGCCGCGGCGTGGTCGCGCAGTACGACCCGGCGTCCCGCCGGTTTGAGATCGCGCTGTCGACGCAGTCGCCGCACGGCGCGCGGGAGACCCTCGCCGAAATCCTGGGCGCCGACCGGGGACGGATCCGTGTGATCGCCCCGGACGTCGGCGGTGGATTCGGGGTCAAGGGCATCGACTATCCGGAAGAGGCGCTCGCCGCGTATCTCGCCCGGCGCCTGGAACGCCCGGTCGCCTGGGCCGAGGACCGGCTCGAAAACTTGAAGGCGACGATCCAGGGGCGGGGACAGCGGGCGCGCCTCCGCGCGGCGGCCGCCGCCGACGGCACCGTTACGGCGGTCGAGGGCGACATCCTGGCCGACCTCGGGGCGTACTGCTATTCGGTCACCGCGATCATCCCGACCCTCACAACACTCGTGGGGCTCGGCGCATACCGGATCCGGAACGTGCGGCTGCGAACGCGGGGGGTCGCGACGACGAAGGCGCCGAGCGGCCCCTACCGCGGCGCGGGGCGTCCGGAGGGCGCCTACTATATCGAGCGGCTGATGGATCTCGTGGCGGCGCGCCTCGACCTCGACCCCGCCGAGGTCCGCCGGCGCAACTTCATCGAGACGTTCCCGTACAAGGGGGCGACCGGACTCGTCTACGACTCAGGAAATTATCCGGCGCTGCTCGATCGGGCGCTGCGCCTGGCGGACTACGACCGGTGGCGGCGGGAACAGGCGCGCCGGCGCGAGGCCGGGCTGCCGCTGGGAATCGGACTCAGCACGTGGATCGAGACCGCGGGCGGCGGCGAGACGTGGGAGACCGCGATCGCACGGCTCGAACGGTCCGGCCGCGTGACGGCCGTGACCGGATCGTCGCCGCACGGCCAGGGACTCGCGACCGCGCTGAGCCAGATCCTGGCCGACGCGCTCGATCTTACACCCAAGGACGTCACGGTGCTCCACGGCGACACCGGCGCGATCCCCGAGGGCGTCGGCACATTCGGGAGCCGGTCGCTGTCGCTCGGCGGCTCCGCGATGGCGGTGGCGGCGTCCCAGCTGCGGACGCGCATCGTGGCCGCGGCGGCGAGACTCCTCGAGGCCGCGCCGCGCGATATCGTCCTCGAGCGCGGCCGGGCCGGGGTGCGGGGCGTTCCGAAGCGGTCGCTGACGTTTCGTGACATCGCGGCCCGAACCGGCGAGCCGCTCGACGCGAGCGCCCGGTTCGAATCCGAGCGGGTGATGACGCCGTCGGGCGCCCACGTCGCCGTGGTCGAAGTGGACCCCGACACGGGCGTCGTCAACGTCCTCGCGTACGTCGCGGTCAACGACTGCGGCCGGGTGGTCAATCCGCTGTTGGTTGAAGGGCAGGTGCACGGCAGCCTGGCGCAGGGGTACGCGCAGGCGTTTCTCGAGCACGTCGGCTACGGCGACGACGGGCAGCCGCTGACGGCGTCGTTGCTGGACTACACCGCCCCGACGGCCGCCGACCTTCCGCCGATCGTGTCGGACATACTCGAGACGCCCTCGCCGCTCAATCCGCTGGGCGCGAAAGGCATCGGCGAGTCGGGCACAATCGGCGCGCCCCCGGCTCTCGTGAACGCGGTGCACGATGCGCTGCGGCCGCTCGGCGTGCGCGCCCTCGACATGCCGATGACGCCGGACCGCGTGTGGCAGGCGATCCGCTCAGCCGGGCGCTCCCGGCCGTAG
- a CDS encoding lysophospholipid acyltransferase family protein: protein MARVLFRLRAVGLERLATPGPAVLVANHVSWLDPIILPLVLPRKPAFLAMEELWRMPGVAWVMRLYGPLAIPIRRQGIDASALRRATEALRHGAWLIVFPEGGIPPAGEVRPFHRGASMLAARTGAPIVPIALVGTDDALPLGRVIPRARPITVYVGDPIAVATGDRNALGDAVAQAAAQIRSLRTAARARAR from the coding sequence ATGGCGCGCGTGTTGTTCCGGCTTCGGGCCGTCGGCCTGGAACGCCTCGCGACGCCGGGACCCGCGGTCCTCGTCGCCAACCACGTCAGCTGGCTCGATCCGATTATTCTGCCGCTGGTGCTGCCGCGCAAGCCGGCGTTCCTTGCCATGGAGGAACTCTGGCGGATGCCGGGCGTCGCGTGGGTGATGCGGCTCTACGGCCCGCTCGCGATCCCGATCCGGCGCCAGGGGATCGACGCCTCGGCGCTGCGCCGGGCGACGGAGGCCCTCCGCCACGGCGCATGGCTGATCGTCTTTCCGGAGGGCGGGATTCCGCCGGCCGGGGAAGTGCGGCCGTTTCATCGAGGCGCCTCGATGCTCGCGGCGCGGACGGGCGCGCCGATCGTCCCGATCGCCCTCGTTGGAACGGACGACGCTCTCCCCCTCGGCCGCGTCATCCCGCGCGCGCGGCCGATCACGGTCTACGTCGGAGACCCGATCGCCGTGGCGACGGGCGACCGGAACGCCCTCGGCGACGCGGTCGCGCAGGCCGCCGCGCAAATTCGCTCCCTACGCACGGCGGCGCGCGCCCGCGCGCGCTGA
- a CDS encoding 3-hydroxybutyrate dehydrogenase produces MPAWDLSVAGKAAIVTGAGSGIGRATAHALAAGGAAVCVADLRPDAAGVVASEIERAGGRAVSLAADVSRPDDVRRFIGEAVRAFGRLDILVNNAGLQYIAPIHEYPEEKWRLLIDVMLTGTFLCTKYALPHMMANRWGRVVNIASIHGLVASPFKSAYTAAKHGIVGFTRVLALEVAEHGITANAICPGYVRTPLVEGQIADQARVHGIPVQEVVEKVMLEPAAIKRLLEPDEIAGAVRYLCSDLAAGITGTTLAADQGWTAR; encoded by the coding sequence GTGCCGGCGTGGGATCTGAGTGTTGCGGGGAAGGCGGCCATCGTCACGGGGGCGGGCAGCGGCATCGGCCGGGCTACGGCGCACGCGCTCGCCGCCGGGGGCGCGGCGGTCTGCGTCGCCGACCTCAGACCCGACGCGGCGGGCGTGGTCGCGTCGGAGATCGAACGGGCGGGAGGCCGCGCGGTCTCACTCGCGGCCGACGTGAGCCGGCCGGACGACGTGCGGCGGTTCATCGGCGAAGCCGTGCGGGCCTTCGGCCGGCTCGACATCCTGGTCAACAACGCCGGCCTGCAGTACATCGCGCCGATCCACGAATACCCGGAAGAGAAGTGGCGCCTGCTCATCGACGTGATGCTGACCGGCACGTTTTTGTGCACCAAGTACGCGCTGCCGCACATGATGGCCAATCGCTGGGGACGCGTCGTCAACATCGCCTCCATCCACGGCTTGGTGGCGTCGCCGTTCAAGAGCGCATATACCGCCGCCAAGCACGGGATCGTGGGATTCACCCGCGTCCTCGCGCTCGAGGTGGCGGAGCACGGCATCACCGCGAACGCCATCTGCCCGGGCTACGTGCGCACGCCGCTCGTGGAAGGCCAGATCGCGGATCAGGCGAGGGTGCACGGGATCCCGGTCCAGGAGGTCGTGGAGAAGGTCATGCTCGAGCCCGCGGCGATCAAGCGGCTGCTCGAGCCCGACGAGATCGCCGGGGCGGTGCGGTACCTGTGCAGCGACCTCGCGGCCGGCATCACCGGCACGACGCTCGCCGCGGATCAGGGATGGACCGCGCGCTGA